From Cervus canadensis isolate Bull #8, Minnesota chromosome 28, ASM1932006v1, whole genome shotgun sequence, one genomic window encodes:
- the TBC1D22B gene encoding TBC1 domain family member 22B isoform X2 — protein sequence MAAENSKQFWKRSAKLPGSIQPVYGAQHPPLDPRLTKNFIKERSKVSTVPLKNKKASSFHEFARNTSDAWDIGDDEEEDFSSPAFQTLNSKVALATAAQVLENHSKLRVKPERSQSTTSDVPASYKVMKSSSDAQLSRNSSDSCLRNPLHKQQSLPLRPVIPLVARISDQNASGAPPMTVREKTRLEKFRQLLSSHNTDLDELRKCSWPGVPREVRPVTWRLLSGYLPANTERRKLTLQRKREEYFGFIEQYYDSRNEEHHQDTYRQIHIDIPRTNPLIPLFQQPLVQEIFERILFIWAIRHPASGYVQGINDLVTPFFVVFLSEYVEEDVENFDVTNLSQDMLRSIEADSFWCMSKLLDGIQDNYTFAQPGIQKKVKALEELVSRIDGSASPPPASLLKFTLLFFMALATALVQPASS from the exons CTTCATTAAAGAACGGTCAAAAGTCAGCACGGTtcctctgaaaaataagaaagcctcCAGTTTTCACGAGTTTGCCCGGAACACCAGTGATGCTTGGGACATTGGTGATGATGAGGAAGAGGACTTTTCATCCCCTGCTTTCCAAACTCTGAACTCAAAAGTTGCTTTGGCGACTGCTGCCCAAGTGCTGGAAAACCACAGCAAGCTGAGGGTGAAACCAGAACGGTCCCAGTCAACGACATCCGATGTACCTGCCAGCTACAAGGTCATGAAGTCCAGCAGCGACGCCCAGCTGTCCAGAAATTCCA GTGACTCATGCCTGAGGAACCCGCTCCACAAACAGCAGTCACTCCCTCTCCGTCCCGTCATCCCGCTCGTCGCCCGCATCTCAGACCAGAACGCTTCTGGGGCGCCCCCGATGACCGTCCGGGAGAAAACGCGCCTGGAAAAGTTCCGTCAGCTTCTCTCCAGCCACAACACTGACCTGG ATGAGCTGAGGAAGTGTAGCTGGCCGGGGGTTCCCAGGGAGGTTCGGCCTGTAACTTGGAGACTCCTGTCG GGTTATCTCCCAGCAAACACTGAGAGGAGGAAGTTGACCTTGCAGCGGAAGCGGGAAGAGTATTTTGGCTTCATTGAGCAGTATTATGACTCCCGAAATGAGGAACATCACCAGGATACCTACAGACAG ATTCACATTGACATTCCAAGGACGAATCCTCTCATTCCATTGTTCCAGCAGCCTCTTGTGCAGGAG ATCTTCGAAAGAATTCTATTTATTTGGGCCATCCGACACCCCGCCAGTGGGTATGTCCAGGGAATTAATGACCTGGTCACTCCGTTCTTTGTCGTCTTCCTCTCAGAATATGTGG aagaggatgtggagaacttTGACGTGACCAATTTGTCTCAGGACATGCTGCGAAGCATAGAAGCCGACAGCTTTTGGTGCATGAGCAAACTGCTGGACGGGATCCAG GATAACTACACCTTTGCACAACCAGGGATCCAGAAGAAGGTCAAGGCGCTGGAAGAGCTTGTCAGTCGGATCGATG GTTCTGCCAGTCCTCCTCCAGCATCTCTCCTGAAATTCACCCTTTTGTTCTTCATGGCCCTAGCCACAGCTCTGGTCCAGCCAGCTTCCTCCTAG